From the genome of Clarias gariepinus isolate MV-2021 ecotype Netherlands chromosome 28, CGAR_prim_01v2, whole genome shotgun sequence, one region includes:
- the irx1b gene encoding iroquois-class homeodomain protein IRX-1b, with protein sequence MSFPQLGFPQVYGVERASPPRDGGSESGAGVTGSPVSSAAALAPLLGVYAHPWSAHRYGAFMPYSSAEAALLSHMGSQYELKENPGAHPAGFAVHTAPGFYPYGQYQYGDPARAKSATRETTSTLKAWLQEHKKNPYPTKGEKIMLAIVTKMTLTQVSTWFANARRRLKKENKVTWGRSAEDGYDSDRDDEDDESAHKQHEREEEIDLETVDTDDERAEARKEPGEAKAHEQSESESEGADAGALNSPGVPVAGGKDACAGKSGSGDVSPGCQRPVNSNKPKIWSLAETATSPDNCQKASTAVTAHPAFLSTNGIYTCQIGKLNSWTGGALLGAGPLIGVRSLMGVSPSSHYITSSAQSESPTRSLSPQHNTDREHVQRTESPALPSQRPQFPVIHDRSHHETAQRALKTVS encoded by the exons ATGTCTTTCCCTCAGCTGGGCTTCCCGCAGGTGTACGGAGTAGAGAGAGCGTCTCCGCCGCGGGATGGCGGCTCAGAGAGCGGCGCCGGTGTCACCGGGAGTCCGGTGAGCTCCGCGGCTGCCCTCGCGCCGCTACTCGGCGTGTACGCACATCCGTGGAGCGCGCACCGGTACGGAGCCTTCATGCCGTACAGCAGCGCCGAGGCGGCTCTTCTCAGCCACATG GGCTCCCAGTACGAGCTGAAGGAGAACCCCGGTGCTCACCCAGCCGGCTTCGCGGTGCACACGGCCCCCGGTTTCTACCCGTACGGGCAGTACCAGTACGGAGACCCCGCGCGGGCCAAGAGCGCAACACGCGAGACCACGAGCACGCTGAAAGCCTGGCTGCAGGAGCACAAGAAAAACCCGTATCCCACGAAAGGCGAGAAGATCATGCTGGCCATCGTGACCAAAATGACCCTGACGCAGGTGAGCACGTGGTTCGCCAACGCGCGCCGACGCCTCAAAAAGGAGAACAAGGTGACGTGGGGGCGCAGCGCCGAGGACGGCTACGACAGCGACCGCGACGACGAAGACGACGAGAGCGCGCACAAGCAGCACGAGCGCGAGGAGGAGATCGACCTGGAGACCGTGGACACCGACGACGAGCGCGCAGAGGCGCGCAAAGAGCCGGGCGAGGCCAAGGCGCACGAGCAGAGCGAATCGGAGAGCGAGGGCGCAGACGCGGGCGCGCTGAACAGCCCGGGCGTCCCCGTGGCCGGCGGGAAAGACGCGTGTGCGGGGAAAAGCGGCTCGGGCGACGTTTCTCCGGGATGCCAGAGACCTGTGAACTCAAACAAACCCAAAATCTGGTCGCTCGCGGAAACTGCGACGAGTCCTGATAACTGTCAGAAAGCGAGCACGGCGGTCACCGCGCACCCGGCGTTTTTATCCACTAACGGGATTTACACGTGTCAGATCGGGAAGCTGAACAGCTGGACTGGAGGCGCTTTGCTCGGTGCAGGACCTCTAATCGGTGTGCGCTCTTTAATGGGAGTGAGTCCGAGCAGCCATTACATAACCTCAAGCGCTCAGAGTGAGAGTCCTACACGCAGTCTCAGCCCACAGCACAACACCG ATCGAGAACATGTTCAGAGAACTGAATCTCCAGCACTTCCTTCTCAGAGACCACAATTTCCAGTCATTCATGAcag GTCTCACCATGAAACAGCACAGCGAGCACTGAAGACTGTTTCCTGA